From Microcystis aeruginosa NIES-2549, a single genomic window includes:
- a CDS encoding cation-translocating P-type ATPase — MAANADYSAHSSLNLQQPWHTYPVETTLSILGSSAVNGLNREQIAQRIKYYGKNELKERPGRSNWQILLDQFTNIMLLLLIAVAIISGGLDLLELQRGHLAKIGVPFKDTIAILTIVILNGILGYLQESRAEKALAALKKLSSPQVNVIREGQRTEIDAVNLVPGDIMLIEAGTQISADGQIIEAFNLQIRESALTGEANSVNKSASIDPLDRDTPLGDRLNFVFTGTEVLQGRAKVIVTNTGMTTELGKIAQMLATVGNEPTPLQKRMTHLGNVLVAGSLILVALTITIGLINAGWSALQELVEVSLSMAVAVVPEGLPAVITLTLALGTQRMVKRQALIRKLPAVETLGSVNVICSDKTGTLTENKMIVREIETVNRSFLVTGEGYSPKGQFLDSEQRAIDPKTDLELHHLLIASILCNDASLDLDNGHDSILGDPTEGALLVLGAKAGLNLSLTKQEFPRIAEIPFSSQRKRMSVICQGVNRVLFTKGSPELILEQCLSYQSGLESLPFGDREKEKVLVANNAMANRGLRVLGLAYKTLIYPPESTEISEDKLIWLGMVGMIDAPRPEAQIAVARCREAGIRPIMITGDHQLTALAVAKSLGIAQAGALVISGQELDKLSPIQLENIIDKTNIYARVSPEHKLTIVRALQKKGKFVAMTGDGVNDAPALKQADIGIAMGIAGTDVTKEASDMILLDDNFATIVAATEEGRVVYNNIRSFIKYILGSNIGEVITIAASPLLGLVTPLTPLQILWMNLVTDGLPALALAVEPASPNIMRRPPFSPQESIFARGLGSYIVRIGIIFSIINITQMLIAVRLDPLFGNTGSWKTMVFTTLCLAQMGHAISVRSSDHLTIEMNPLTNPYLWVAVTLTTIFQLMLIYVPALRDFFGTQFLTKEELLICLGFSTLLFVWVELEKLFTRWYHRR, encoded by the coding sequence ATGGCCGCTAATGCTGACTATTCTGCCCATTCTAGCCTTAACTTGCAACAACCTTGGCATACCTATCCGGTGGAAACCACCCTATCTATCCTCGGTAGTTCGGCTGTTAATGGCCTCAATAGGGAGCAAATCGCCCAAAGAATTAAATATTATGGCAAAAATGAACTAAAAGAACGTCCAGGGCGCAGTAATTGGCAAATTCTCCTAGATCAGTTTACCAATATTATGCTCCTCCTCTTAATTGCCGTGGCCATAATTTCCGGAGGACTAGATTTACTGGAATTGCAGCGCGGTCATCTGGCTAAAATTGGTGTTCCCTTCAAAGATACGATCGCTATCTTAACAATTGTCATCCTCAATGGTATCCTCGGCTATCTGCAAGAAAGTCGCGCCGAAAAAGCTCTGGCCGCTTTAAAAAAACTTTCCTCTCCCCAAGTTAATGTTATTCGCGAGGGTCAACGCACAGAAATAGATGCGGTTAATCTCGTCCCCGGGGACATCATGCTGATTGAAGCGGGAACCCAAATCAGCGCCGACGGCCAAATTATCGAAGCTTTTAACCTGCAAATTCGCGAATCGGCCTTGACAGGAGAGGCAAATAGTGTTAATAAATCCGCCTCCATTGACCCCTTAGACAGGGATACTCCCCTTGGCGATCGCTTAAATTTTGTCTTTACTGGAACAGAGGTACTGCAAGGCCGGGCCAAGGTCATCGTTACCAATACGGGGATGACAACGGAATTAGGCAAAATCGCTCAAATGTTAGCAACAGTCGGCAATGAACCCACTCCTCTCCAAAAAAGAATGACTCACTTGGGTAATGTCCTTGTTGCTGGTTCTCTCATTCTAGTGGCCCTGACTATTACCATCGGCCTGATCAATGCCGGTTGGTCGGCCCTACAGGAATTGGTCGAAGTTTCCCTTAGTATGGCAGTAGCCGTCGTTCCCGAAGGATTACCCGCAGTTATCACCCTAACGCTCGCCCTAGGTACCCAACGCATGGTCAAACGTCAGGCCTTGATTCGCAAACTGCCGGCAGTAGAAACCCTTGGTTCTGTTAATGTGATCTGTTCCGACAAAACAGGGACGCTAACGGAAAATAAAATGATTGTACGCGAGATAGAGACAGTTAATCGCAGTTTTTTAGTTACTGGGGAAGGATATAGTCCAAAAGGACAATTTTTAGACTCCGAGCAACGGGCGATCGATCCCAAAACCGATCTAGAATTACATCATCTTTTAATTGCCAGTATCCTCTGCAACGATGCCAGTTTAGACCTCGATAACGGTCACGATAGCATTTTAGGCGATCCCACGGAAGGAGCCTTATTAGTTTTAGGGGCGAAAGCGGGCTTAAATTTATCCCTAACCAAGCAAGAGTTCCCTAGAATCGCTGAAATCCCCTTTTCTTCTCAAAGAAAGCGAATGTCGGTCATTTGTCAAGGAGTCAATCGCGTACTATTTACCAAAGGTTCCCCGGAATTAATCCTTGAACAGTGTCTCTCCTACCAATCGGGATTAGAAAGTCTTCCTTTTGGGGATAGGGAAAAAGAAAAAGTCTTAGTCGCTAACAATGCTATGGCTAACAGGGGTTTACGAGTCTTAGGATTAGCCTATAAAACACTAATTTATCCGCCAGAATCAACTGAAATCAGCGAAGATAAGCTAATTTGGTTAGGAATGGTCGGTATGATCGATGCACCGCGACCAGAGGCACAAATCGCCGTGGCTAGGTGTCGAGAAGCGGGAATCCGTCCGATTATGATCACCGGCGATCATCAATTAACCGCTCTAGCGGTGGCTAAAAGTCTTGGTATTGCCCAAGCGGGAGCTTTAGTCATCTCAGGGCAAGAATTAGATAAATTATCACCAATTCAGCTAGAAAACATCATTGACAAAACTAACATCTATGCCCGTGTTTCTCCCGAACATAAATTAACTATTGTCCGCGCCTTGCAAAAAAAGGGTAAATTTGTTGCTATGACCGGAGATGGGGTGAATGATGCTCCGGCCCTGAAACAAGCAGATATCGGCATTGCCATGGGAATCGCCGGAACCGATGTCACCAAAGAGGCTAGTGATATGATTCTCCTCGATGATAATTTTGCCACTATCGTCGCTGCCACGGAAGAAGGGCGAGTGGTTTATAACAATATTCGCAGTTTTATTAAATATATTCTCGGCAGTAATATCGGGGAAGTGATTACTATCGCCGCTTCGCCTCTTTTGGGTTTAGTTACTCCTCTCACTCCCCTACAAATTCTCTGGATGAATTTAGTTACTGATGGTTTACCCGCGTTAGCTTTGGCAGTGGAACCCGCTTCTCCTAATATTATGCGTCGCCCTCCTTTTAGTCCCCAAGAAAGTATTTTTGCTCGCGGTTTGGGCAGTTATATTGTGAGAATTGGGATTATTTTTTCGATTATTAATATCACTCAAATGTTGATCGCTGTGCGCTTGGATCCACTTTTTGGTAATACTGGTTCATGGAAAACTATGGTTTTTACTACTCTCTGTTTAGCTCAAATGGGTCATGCCATTTCCGTGCGATCGAGCGATCATCTTACCATAGAAATGAATCCTTTGACTAATCCCTATCTCTGGGTAGCAGTAACCCTGACGACAATTTTTCAACTGATGTTAATCTATGTTCCTGCCCTGCGGGATTTTTTCGGTACTCAATTTTTAACTAAAGAAGAATTATTAATCTGTTTGGGATTTAGTACCTTATTATTCGTTTGGGTGGAGTTAGAAAAATTATTTACCCGTTGGTATCATCGGCGATAA